The DNA region ggcatgaaagggttaatttataagctgcatttgatggctcttgctgaagtgtagaagattgatgggatctcattgaaacctatcagatattgaaaggctgCTGAGAGGATGTTtgcctgtggtggggcacagcctcagactgcaaggacatccctttagaacagaaatgatgaGGATTTTCATTAGCCAGACAGTAGTGAAACTGGAATATACAGACACATACAGCTGTAGAAGCCacatcattaggtatatttaaagcagaggttaataagttcttgattagttagtgtGTCaaagctatggggagaaggcaggagaatggtgtttaGAGGGTTAatggaatggtggatcagactcaatgggctgaatggcctaattctgctcctatgtctgtcttatggtcttaaaaattTGCACAATACAAGGAGTGTTTTGAACAAAGCaggtgagcttagagcatggatcagtacttggagcaatGATgtggtagccattacagagacttggatggctcagggacaggaatggctacttcaagtgccaagttttagatgtttcagaaaggacagggacagaggcaaaagaggttggggcatggcactgttgatcagagataatgtcacggctgcagaaaaaggtggacgccatggagggattgtctacggagtctctgtgggtagaggttaggaacaggaaggggtcaataactttactgggtgttttttataggccgcctaatagtaacagggatatcaaggggcagatagggaaacagatcctggaaaggtgtaataataacagagttgtcgtaatgggagatattaatttcccaaatatcgattggcatctccctagagcatagggtttagatggggtggagtttgtaggTGTGTGCAGGAAagcttcttgacacaatatgtagataagcctacaagaggagagaagaagaagaagaatagcccttaacttggcagtggagttatcggggcaccatcATGACAGTGTTTCTGTAGCAAGCTGTTCTTGTTTATACGAGGTCAAggtgctagctcgacactcaacctgaCTTgtattcgaactcgggaaccttcgctccggagtccagcaCTGATATTTTTGCACCACCAAGTGGgacaacaagaggagaggctgtacttgatttggtattgggaaatgaatctggccaggtgacagatctctcagtgggagagcattttggagatagggatcataattctatctcctttacaatagcattggagagagataggaacagacaagttagaaaagtgtttggttctgaggctatcaggcaggaaattggaaggttaaattgggaacagatgttctcagcgaaaagtatggaagaaatgtggcaaatgttcagaggatatttgtgtagagttctgcacaggtgctttccaatgagacagggaagttatggtagggtacaagaaacgtggtgtacaaaggctgtaataaatctagtcaaaaagaaaagaaaagcttacaagaggttcagagaactaggtaaatgttagagatctagaagattataaggctactaggaaggagcttaagaagtaaattaggagagccagaagggaatatgagaaggccttggcaggcaggattaaggaaacccccaggcattctataagtatgcgAAGAGCAAaaagataagatgtgaaagaataggacctatcaagtgtgaccatggtaaagtgtgtatggaactggaggaaatagcagagatacttaatgaatactttacttcagtattcactacagaaaaggatcttggtgattgtagtgatgatttgcagcagactgaaaagcttgagcatgtggatattaagaaagaggatgtgctggagcttttggaaagcatcaagtcggataagtcgccgggaccggatgagctgtaccccaggctactatgggaggtgagggaggagattgcagaacctctgacgatgatctttgcatcatcaatggggatgggagaggttccggaggattggagggttgcggatgttgttcctttattcaagaaagggagtagagatagcccaggaaattatagaccagtgagtcttacctcagtagttggtaagttgatggagaagatcctgagaggcaggatttatgaacatttggagagatataatatgattaggaatagtcagcatggctttgtcaaaggcaggtcgtgccttacgagcctgattgaattttttgaggatgtaactaaacacattgatgaaggaagagcagtagatgtagtggctatggatttcagcaaggcatctgataaggtaccccatgcaaggcttattgagaaagtaaggaggcatgggaccaaggggacattgctttgttgatccagaactggcttgcccacagaaggcaaagagtggttgtagatgggtcatattctgcatggaggtcagtcaccagtggggtgcctcagggatctgttctgggaccctcactcttcgtgatttttataaatgacctagttgaggaagtggtgggatggggtagtaagtttgctgatgacacaaaggttggacgtgttgtggatagtgtagagggctctcagaggttacagtgggacatcgatatgatgcaaaactgggctgagaagtggcagatggagttcatcccagataagtgtgaagtagttcattttggtaagtcaaatatgatggcggaatatagtgttaatggtaagactcttgtcagtgtggaggatcagagggatcttggggtccgagtccataggacacacaagcagctgcgcaggttgactttgtggttaagaaggcatatggtgtattggccttaatcaatcgtggaattgaatttaagagccaagaggtaatgttgcagctgtataggaccctggtcagactccacttggagtactgtgctcagttctggtcgcctcactgcaggaaggatgtggaagccatagaaagggtgcagaggagatttacaaagatgttgcctggattggggagcatgccttatgagaataggttgagtgaactcggccttttctcttggagcgacagaggatgagaggtgacctgatagaggtgtttacgATGATGAAAAgagttgattgtgtggatagttggaggcttttttccagggctgaaatggttgccacaagaggacataggtttaaggtgctgggaagtaggtacagatgagatgtcggggtaagttttttactcagagagtggtgagtgcgtggaatgggctgccggcaacggtggtggaggcggatacaatagggtcttttaagggacttttggataggtacatggagcttagaaaaatagagggctataggtaagcctagtaatttctaaggtagggtcatgttcggcacaactttgtgggccgaaggggacctgcattgtgctgtaggttttctatgtttccaactTTGAGGAAATATCTTAATAAGCTTAATGGCCAAGGCCCATGGGCTAGTTAATGGAATTAATATTGATGGAACTAGACAGTTAACATAGACATGATAGACTACTTTTGTGCTCTGTGTCTATGACATGACTAAAGGGTCATTGGCGCACTATGCTATGGCCTGTAATATATCTATTAGAGTGCACAACAGTTTCTGGGCTATGTGTAAAGATGTGATAAGCAAGTTTTCATTCTGTAAAGTGATCTTGAATTATTTCATAAAACAATGCTCTCCAATTAGAATGTAAGTGGCGAAATGGTGCATTGTCAACGTTTGGCAGAGTTGTACCAAGATGCAGTAAATAAGCCAACTTGAATGAAGTAAGGTTTCAGTCAACTGAAACACTTTGCCCACATAAAATGAATTATGTTCTTTATGTATGAACGTTGCACTCTCAGATTGATCACATTTAATCAGGTTTTGTTCCATTAATTCACTTTTAACAATTTGTTTCAATTTAGCCCTGGCTAATTTCCAGTCTCGGTTAATTCTCTTTTCCAGTTCAACAACAGATATTGTATTAAATAAATTCAGTTTCACTGTTCAGTTTTTAAGTGAGGCAAATTCATaatttctttcattttttttttgcttttgtgtTACTCAGGCTTTGTTCATCGATCTGCTTATTCCCTAAGGCTATATTCCATGAAGCGTCGATGAAAGAATTTCTATTGAAACCAGCAAGGATTCTCAGCAATAACTGCAGGATGGTGGCTGGTGAAAGAAGTTGCCTTTACACTGTCTCTCATCCTCAAAATATCCCAAGCTTTTACAGAGTTGTGGCTGTACTGTTAAAGAGAATCCCAGTATTTAGTTCTACATTGAGCAAAGATATCACAAACAGCAAATGATATTTTCCCTGTCACTATTACAAGTGATATTGCTTGTTTGAAGGAAAAATGTTAGTTTGgacatttttatttttgcattttaaTATGAAATTGTATCCGTCTACCTGTACAGTCATTTGTTGCAAGTGTTGTGATGTATTGATTTGCTTCTTTCACCTCAATTTCTCAGTTAAAGTATTATTTATGGCAATTGCCTAAGGGAGGAGATTAACTGAAATCATGTTGAAAATGATTCTGATATATGCACTATTGACTCGAGCGTAGGTCAGTAAAGTGCACAAGATCACTAACTGCCTTCATGAATTGTGCTGGAGGAAATAAGTAGTATGCAAGCTCACAcacatttatagtttttaaacaAAGTTTTTGAAAAATACCGGGTAAGTATACACATCGCCAGCAAAGTTAGAGTCAGTTTCCTTCAGAGCATCATGACATTACTTTACCGTGCAAAATAAATGACATGTCTACACTACCACAGCATACATAACTTATACCCTAGTAAATAAATAACACGTCCTACAGTGAATAACCTTTATGGTCTCCTACAAGTACAATTTCTCATAATAAATCAGTGAGTCACGCTTACCTGCTCAATTGTAGTAAGTTTTTCTTACTCTTCTTTAAGAACATAACCCTTACAAAGCCATTCACAGAGAGTAGTCTTTCCCCTGCAGCGAAATTAAAGTCAAATATCTCCGTTTTCTCCCTAGCCgctccaccccctccccaaccaatCGCAGCCCTCCCTGTCCAACCACTTTCTGTAGCTCCGATGGCTTGTTCATCTGTTACTATTCCtatttctgaaaaaaaaagtttGTGCATCTTTTATCTTTACATTAACTTATATTGTACTGTGGTACTGCAACACATAAAGCTAACTTTTGTGGGATTTAAATCCAGAGCAGGTATAACTTGAATAATAAATCTCAACTTAGACCTAAAGTATtaactttttttccctttctctgcagactctgctTAGATTCTCggagaatttccagcatttactgcttttttttttcagaatccCAACAACAATTCTGCAAAGCAACACAATGAGCAGCCGCACATAGAAGTCAACTGAAAGCAGGGTTGCAGTGTCAAATGGAATGTAGCCATCAGTGCAGGAAACACTCAGCTTGCCGTGCCACATCTGTGGGAAAAGAAACAGATGGAAGGCCAGTGATGGGAGAGAGAGCGAGGAAGGGATGGTAGGAGAAAGGGAATTTCTTTGATTGGGTGAAGCGAGAGCAGCTGAGGTGATAAACTATGAAATCACGTAACAGATTACTGAGAACagtaagagagagaggggaaaagggaGCAGGAGAGAGACAGGCGGCAGACGGACAGAGAAAATAGAAAGGATGTGTAAAAACGGTGAAATTGACGTTGAAGAAAATGCCCACCAGATTAGGCAGTGtcaatggagagaaaacacacaAAGTATaccgcagatgctgtggtcaaatcaacacgtacaaacaagctggacctgacgaagggtttcggcccaaaatgttgactgctcatttcaacagatgctgcccgacctgctgagttcatccagtttgtttGTATGTGTCAATGGAGAGAGATGGCCAGTTCAGaaacaaagaatgggaataaatccTCATTCAATTCAATATGAGACCATAAGCAATCGGAGCAGTATTtctctattcagcccatcaagtttgctccaccattcaatcattgtTGATTTTCTTAAACACTCATCTCCCAGCACCTCCCTGTAATTCTTCGCTCTCTGAGAGTTCTGCACCACACCACATTCTCAGATCTTAGAGATACTGGTCCTTTCACCCAACGGGTGTACACGgaccatcaaccacccacttACACTAATCTTATAGTAATTCCATTTTCCACCTCTCTGAGCTAGTCCAACCTTTCCCCTTCCTTGCAGCGCTCTGATCACTAAGGACGAACTCTGCTGTTGTCTTCAAAGCTGCCAACAAGGGTGGTACTGTTGTAGCTTGGCAAACTGATCCATACCTTGCAGAGGCAAAATGCCAGCCCTCAGACACTCCCTCATATCTCCTGCTGGATCATCAGGCCGATGTTTCCCATACAGTCATGGGCCTCACATCCATAGGCAATCTCCCTTCCTTATGCTCTTCCTTCCCATGTACTCTGTGTCTATGCCCTGAAAAAATCCACAACTGGTGTGTCCAAGGCTAACCCATTATCTCAGTCTGCCCTTAGAACAATGTgttgtggtggggtggagataggtctctaccaaaggaggtgtaaggtgctcctttcctctgctagcctgcaggtcactcttgggcaaggtgtagcacctgcttagcattCCCCACCCCactaatcagggtcatgtgaagccacgggagcaggtggtggatggtcagatGAGCAGCCTGTGcatatcacaagacctggttatgcaaccactgacgccaggcagacaatctctgaagagtattgataacggctggtgtcacctgtcttgtaaagacgccGAAAAAAGAAGCAATCTCATTCCATGTCATCCCACGGATTTCCATGGCTCGTtacttcaaagtaaatgtattaccaaagtacatatatatcaccacatacaatcctgagattgattttcctggaggaatactcagcaaatctataggatCTGCAGGATCAAAGAAAGTTCACctgtgtgcagaagacaacagactgtgtaaCCGCAAATTTAAGTAAGCGGCAATAAATACGAAGGTGaggtaatgagataaagagttcttaaagtgagatcattggttgttgaAACATCTCAATGGTGgaaaagtgagtgtagttattcccttttgatttgttttttttttaaatgctcctTTTCCTTTTAAGCTGTGTAGCTTTTTATAAACTTTCCTTTAAACAATTGGAAAGGACGATAGGGCAGAACTCCATGAATCGTTCCTGTAAGTCATTAACTAATGAGACCTCCTCCTTTAACCAGAAGAGGAAGGGCTGAACACAACGTGTAAGGTTTCAATTGTTTCTTTAAACAGGTGAGGGTCACCTTTGGAATAACACGGAAAGCGAGCTGCTGAGCGACAGCCCGACATTTGATAGCTCGCTTGTTTGTGACAGGGTCAGTATCAGCGAGAATCAATGATTAAGCGGTTTGTCGGGTCTTGGAACATGACAGCTGACAATGGAATTCGCGGGGAAAGCTATCGTGTCGGCTGCTCTCGTGGTCACCCTGACTTTAATTTACAAGTACTATAAAGCAAGATCTGCCAGTGCTACTCGAAGGCGAGGTGCGGGAAATCCCGACTGCCAAGGCTCGTCGGAACCTCCGGAGAAGAGCAACGCAGACGCACGGCCAAGTTCTCAAAGGCTCAACAGGCGGGAGGATGGCAGTGACCCCACAAGGCAGATCAGCGAGAGCGAACAGAGCCCCGAGAAAGCCGGCGTGCAGACCGAGTCACGGAATAACGCGGCCGGCATCCATTGCGCAGACAGAAAGAGTCTCCGAATTGCAGGTGAGCGGAACAGTGGGATTGGGACTGGCGTAAGCAACAGGCAGCCAGGTGAGCCCGGGGCGACGAGGGGTCACCTGGCCGAGTCGAGGGGTAAAGATCTTGCTCCAAACACTGCCACAGCTGCTACCGGCAAAGCGTGTGAGGTCAGAAACTTCCAAGCTAAGGAAAGTAATAAATTAAATTCCACCCAGGGTTCAGGAACAGAGAAGGTGGAGAGCAAAAGCGACGAAACTGTACAAGTTGCTGGAGAGGAGGATTATTTGAACGGTATCAGTCCTCAGACACGTGCTGAACAAGGATTGGATGCGTATTGTATCAGGGAGTCTCAACTGGGTCAGAATATTAGTTCCTTTGATGTTGTGAGTGCTGACTGTGACTCTGAAAATGTAAGCCTGTCTGCAAATGTCACTGAATCCTTCCAAGATCTTATCATTTCACCCACATCTGAGGTGGCTAAAAGCAGTCAGTATCAACCTGTAAACCATCAGCCAACTGAACTCTTAGAAAATGAGACACTGGAGGGTCTCAACAGCAACAGGCAGTCAGCAAGAAGGGCTGGGGAACATGAAAATAACTCCAGTGCCTGTAAGAAATGCCCTGAAATCAAAATTCAGAGATCTAATACTCCCTGTGTTCAGGCTGCATATCGGGTCAAACATGAAAAGGCCCAACCTGGCAACGGATCAGAAGGTGGCCTGAGTATTTTGCTGCCCTGCATGGAAGTGAATCATAAGATCGTTTCAACTTCAGAAAGGACGACAGAGGCAAATGAGTATCAGGACAGAAACCACACCTGTTCCATTGCTCAAATTACCACCGATCAAGTTCCCCTTGACAACCTCAACAGCTCATCTTTCCAGAAGGAGATGAGAGACCGGCAGGAAGTTTATTGTTCTCTGAGTTCAGTTCAGGATGATATGGGTTTGGCTGTCAAACCGAAGGCATTCTGTTCATTGTTATCTGGCTTGGGCCCAGATGAACATCCAGAAACTGCCAGTATTTCTTCCTGTTCATCTGAGTCTGACATCAATATAAGAGCAATCTCCAGAAAGCACAGTATATCGGCAATTGCTGACACCCCAGCATTTCTAATTGACCTCCAGACAGACACACAGGTTTCTTCAGAAGAAAGCACCTCAGGTCACTTTAACTCTAAAGCACCTTCAGTTGATGACCTTAGCACCAGCTCTCTGGGCTCTCTGGTAGATTCATTATATTTGTCCCAGCCAGACCTCAGCAAGGAAACAGCAGTAGAAATTGTTGCTGGGGCCAATTTTATTCCAGTCCCTTTGAGCAATGAGTCAAGTGTTGATGTTATGAAATGGCGTTTGGATCTGGGGAACTGTTATGAGATATTGTGCGTTGCAAAGAAACACGACCTAAAGGACCTGCAAGATGCCGCTTACCAGGTCATGAGTGACAATTACTTGCAGGTTTTGAAGAACCCGAGTATTTATGGTCAACTCAAAGCAGCTGAAAGAGAACTGATCCTGTCGAGAAGGATGGATGGAAAAAGGTATTTAATGGTGGTCGATGTGGATGTCCAGGATAATATCTGGACTAACAGAAGAGTTCAACAAAACACAGATGGTCAAAACATTGCCAGATTACTGAAACCTTTTCAAACCAATCACAAAGTGTATTATTACAAGAATGAGAATGATTCGTGGCATCCATTAGTTGACCTGGAAGTTGAATCAATCTCCAAGGATTGTGCATTATGCACCATGTATAATTATCTATTTGTTGTGGCTGGTTGTCAGGGGTCTGGTAAAAGAATCAAACTATCCAACAAAGTATTCTGCTACAATCCAGTCACTAACATTTGGAGTGAGATCAGCCCACTAAACCAGGCCAGGCCCAACTGCAAACTTGTGGCTTTGGATGGGCACCTTTATGCAATTGGTGGCGAGTGTCTTAGTACAATGGAGAAGTATGATCCCAGAACAGACAGATGGACTTTCACTGCACCTCTACCACGAGGAATCTTCGCTGTAACGCACAAAGCTACTGTGTGCAATGGTGAGATTTATGTGAGTAGGGGCATCACCTATTATCAACTTCTCAAATACAATCCCAAAGAAAACTCATGGAATGATTGCAGCATGATGAGCAGGAAGGACAAGATGACTGATATAGCAGCTGTCAAAAACTTCATCTACAGGTTTGAGATTAACCAGGATTATGGTATCAGTGTGTTTCGGTATCATATCATCACCAAAACCAGTGATGAATGTGCCACCAAAAAAGTTTGCAAGATGGCACCATTTCAGTGTGCCGTTGTGGATGACACTATCTACTGCATCAATAAACGGTTCATGATGCAGTTTATAGCTCATGAGATCTCACCTTATTTTAAAGTGGAAGATTGCACAGTCCCTCCTGGAGCAAAAGGAATTCTGTTTCCCTTTGTCCTTACACTGCCAGAAAGAAACACATTACAGACTCGAGTGTAATTGTTGTTGAAAATCCCTATTTCATAAAGGATGGTCTAAAAATTTGTCTTTATGTTGtgacataaaaacagaaaatattggaaatactcagtagatAAAATAGCATCTTTGAAAAGAGAAAcaaagtcaatatttcaggctgattACCTTTCATCAGCTGAAAAATGAAAGAACTGAAGTATTAACTTTCTATCTCTGCAAAGAACCACTGAGAATTTCAATAATTTTGttcaatttcagatttccaccatctgcaggatTTTGCTTTTTGACATTAGGTTGTTTGGTGTACccatagcaaaatgtgtctaaTTTCCTTTCTATCATTTAAAGAGATGGTTGCTCCACTGAAGTCCCTTTCAACTTGAAATTCAGTCTAGGTTGGACTGTCCTATGTTACCTTCCAATAGTTTACCAGTAGGAAATTAAGTGAAAGAGATACGATCTTATCAATCTATCCTCAGCTGCCCTTGTAGGAAGAAAATTTTCACACAGAAATATAAATGAAAGGTCAGTAATCATAGTGTCAGGCATTATCAATGAGTGGAAAAGTAAAAAAGCAATGTGGTTAGATCTGTCATGATGTAAACaaagtcattggagagagtctgaagctagtggatataaAAGTGTTTATTCAACAAAAATGGG from Hemitrygon akajei chromosome 29, sHemAka1.3, whole genome shotgun sequence includes:
- the klhdc7a gene encoding uncharacterized protein klhdc7a, which codes for MEFAGKAIVSAALVVTLTLIYKYYKARSASATRRRGAGNPDCQGSSEPPEKSNADARPSSQRLNRREDGSDPTRQISESEQSPEKAGVQTESRNNAAGIHCADRKSLRIAGERNSGIGTGVSNRQPGEPGATRGHLAESRGKDLAPNTATAATGKACEVRNFQAKESNKLNSTQGSGTEKVESKSDETVQVAGEEDYLNGISPQTRAEQGLDAYCIRESQLGQNISSFDVVSADCDSENVSLSANVTESFQDLIISPTSEVAKSSQYQPVNHQPTELLENETLEGLNSNRQSARRAGEHENNSSACKKCPEIKIQRSNTPCVQAAYRVKHEKAQPGNGSEGGLSILLPCMEVNHKIVSTSERTTEANEYQDRNHTCSIAQITTDQVPLDNLNSSSFQKEMRDRQEVYCSLSSVQDDMGLAVKPKAFCSLLSGLGPDEHPETASISSCSSESDINIRAISRKHSISAIADTPAFLIDLQTDTQVSSEESTSGHFNSKAPSVDDLSTSSLGSLVDSLYLSQPDLSKETAVEIVAGANFIPVPLSNESSVDVMKWRLDLGNCYEILCVAKKHDLKDLQDAAYQVMSDNYLQVLKNPSIYGQLKAAERELILSRRMDGKRYLMVVDVDVQDNIWTNRRVQQNTDGQNIARLLKPFQTNHKVYYYKNENDSWHPLVDLEVESISKDCALCTMYNYLFVVAGCQGSGKRIKLSNKVFCYNPVTNIWSEISPLNQARPNCKLVALDGHLYAIGGECLSTMEKYDPRTDRWTFTAPLPRGIFAVTHKATVCNGEIYVSRGITYYQLLKYNPKENSWNDCSMMSRKDKMTDIAAVKNFIYRFEINQDYGISVFRYHIITKTSDECATKKVCKMAPFQCAVVDDTIYCINKRFMMQFIAHEISPYFKVEDCTVPPGAKGILFPFVLTLPERNTLQTRV